In Myxococcales bacterium, a single genomic region encodes these proteins:
- the polX gene encoding DNA polymerase/3'-5' exonuclease PolX, with protein MDNDAVARALLELADVLELGGEAPFRVRAFRNGARAVEGLGESLVEALKSGGGALEGVPGIGDGVLRRVKELVSTGALRELEEARAKLPPGLTELINVPGMGIKTAQQMWHERGITTLDALEAAARAGELASLPRFGKKKEEKLLGAITAYRARASAPKRWPMAEALALAELLCERVRALPGVLACEYAGSLRRRRETVGDLDVLVAASEDATASIMDAWATMPEVAEILGKGDTKTTVVLKSGLQADLRVVPKESFGAALQYFTGSKDHNVAMRTLAVRRGLKVNEYGVYDTAGSAVAGDTEEGVYESLGLRWMTPELRENRGEIEAAKDGSLPRLVELADLRGDLHMHTKETDGAATIVEMALAAKAKGRSYIAVTDHSQALGIANGMTPERLREHVKRIRQAEEEAGFRILAGVEADILADGSLDLVQELGGLDWVVGSVHSKLDMPKDEMTKRIVRAIESGLIDCVGHITGRLLGGRDGSPMDLDAILEALARVGVAIELNASPLRLDISENGARMARERGVPVAINSDAHSTRELDHLRYGVGIARRAWLGPEHVLTTKTADELMAWRKSRRAN; from the coding sequence ATGGATAACGACGCGGTGGCGAGGGCGCTCTTGGAGCTTGCCGACGTTCTGGAGCTCGGGGGAGAGGCGCCCTTTCGGGTGCGCGCCTTTCGCAATGGCGCGCGCGCCGTGGAAGGCCTCGGTGAATCGCTCGTGGAGGCGCTCAAGAGCGGCGGGGGCGCCCTCGAGGGCGTGCCCGGCATCGGCGACGGCGTCCTTCGCCGCGTCAAAGAGCTGGTGTCGACGGGCGCGCTCCGCGAGCTCGAGGAGGCGCGCGCCAAGCTTCCGCCAGGGCTGACGGAGCTCATCAACGTGCCCGGCATGGGCATCAAGACGGCGCAGCAGATGTGGCACGAGCGGGGCATCACGACTCTCGACGCCTTGGAGGCGGCCGCGAGAGCCGGCGAACTGGCGAGCCTGCCGCGCTTTGGGAAGAAGAAGGAGGAGAAGCTCCTCGGCGCCATCACGGCGTACCGGGCGCGCGCCAGCGCGCCGAAGCGTTGGCCCATGGCGGAAGCCTTGGCTCTCGCTGAGCTCCTCTGCGAACGCGTCCGGGCGCTGCCGGGGGTCTTGGCATGCGAATACGCCGGGAGCCTTCGCCGCAGGCGCGAGACCGTGGGCGATCTCGACGTCTTGGTGGCGGCAAGCGAAGACGCGACCGCGAGCATCATGGACGCCTGGGCCACGATGCCCGAGGTCGCCGAGATCCTCGGCAAGGGCGACACCAAGACGACGGTCGTCCTCAAGAGCGGTCTCCAGGCCGATCTGCGCGTGGTGCCGAAGGAATCCTTCGGCGCGGCGCTTCAGTACTTCACCGGCTCGAAGGACCACAACGTGGCCATGCGCACGCTGGCGGTACGCCGCGGTCTCAAGGTCAACGAGTACGGAGTCTACGACACGGCGGGCAGCGCCGTCGCCGGCGACACCGAAGAGGGCGTCTACGAGTCGCTAGGTCTCCGCTGGATGACGCCCGAGCTGCGCGAGAATCGCGGCGAAATTGAGGCCGCGAAGGATGGCTCGTTGCCGCGCCTCGTGGAGCTCGCCGACCTTCGCGGCGACCTCCACATGCACACCAAAGAGACCGACGGCGCCGCGACCATCGTCGAGATGGCGCTCGCGGCCAAGGCCAAGGGCCGCAGCTACATCGCCGTCACCGACCATTCGCAGGCGCTCGGCATCGCCAATGGGATGACCCCGGAGCGTCTCCGCGAGCACGTGAAACGCATTCGCCAAGCGGAAGAGGAGGCGGGATTCCGAATCCTCGCCGGCGTCGAGGCGGACATCCTCGCCGACGGCAGCCTCGACCTCGTGCAGGAGCTCGGCGGGCTCGATTGGGTGGTGGGCAGCGTCCATTCGAAGCTCGACATGCCCAAAGACGAGATGACCAAGCGCATCGTTCGCGCCATCGAGTCGGGGCTCATCGATTGCGTTGGCCACATCACGGGCCGCCTCTTGGGCGGGCGCGACGGCAGCCCCATGGACTTGGACGCGATCCTCGAGGCGCTGGCCCGCGTTGGCGTCGCCATCGAGCTCAACGCGTCGCCGCTCCGGCTCGACATCTCCGAAAACGGTGCCCGCATGGCACGAGAACGAGGCGTCCCCGTCGCCATCAACTCCGACGCCCACTCGACGCGCGAGCTGGACCACCTGCGCTATGGCGTCGGCATCGCGAGGCGCGCGTGGCTGGGGCCCGAGCATGTGCTCACCACCAAAACGGCCGACGAGCTGATGGCGTGGCGAAAAAGTCGCCGCGCGAATTGA
- a CDS encoding PQQ-like beta-propeller repeat protein produces MRSFEIFVAEDRETEVSPNDTHAAPASGSRPKRRGDGRDAREVLDVFVSGEDADGVRARVGSRHATAALRDLAVAAAALGKRDTGKTLVRFYDEPWELCLERFGDAASLSVYRAGPCPRVTVHDASVPFLDVIDALTAAVSGALAKEGHADALHFDLEQAALALASVDRSPRGTSMQPASVVTVDIDRDAPVALGCDFSVRPSTVPAAPEAARVERTDLHALLFRGRLRAEARGRAVELGEGHPFVFAERFLELAVASLHAWERGREHFVRQEGGGVLVGIRVAEGGTALLTLSAVAIRGDSGKSASYTFPALTVVDIVECAISFGRSLVRGVLRRDRSQCMNLRLGAFRRALRDAEAALREVYRDDMLLNKEPEPYRAFAERSRPAVSTADLAGTRLRYAPRWRALVPGIDLRATFLCGDRIVVGATLETFCLDRASGRILWRVPTVRGTAVVTPGGIARVVADGHIDVHDFGTGEVTLRARIRPRLGGPPAGTVVNAPGLPKLLVVTEGERHLVAIDLASGEPRWRYAWGRGGAPRLRRHGRLLYVASGDSALTAIDVQTGEVVWRVRSRLRFRSAPVLGNEVLFAVAGGMSSLAELWGIDPYSGEVRFRSAIAEGPANVEATPLAAGPLAVCTVRDRYGVRLVAFDRESGATAWRQDSTLAPVGTSWLTVDDLVIGNSPTGELIAVHGETGKIHYRHLLGRVMESDIPRRLEPVLRSGALFVPHTDVHVFRPADGAQLATIGPCDAIPDLLRVDERCDVYVAEESGHVASFAVGPRLSLVR; encoded by the coding sequence ATGCGCAGCTTCGAGATCTTCGTCGCCGAAGACCGAGAGACGGAAGTCTCTCCCAACGACACCCACGCAGCTCCCGCCTCGGGCTCTCGTCCCAAGAGGAGAGGTGACGGCCGCGACGCCCGCGAGGTACTGGACGTGTTCGTGAGCGGCGAGGACGCCGACGGAGTGCGCGCCCGCGTCGGCTCGCGGCACGCGACGGCCGCGCTGCGCGACCTGGCCGTGGCCGCGGCGGCGCTCGGCAAGCGCGACACGGGCAAGACGCTCGTGCGCTTCTACGACGAGCCCTGGGAGCTGTGCCTCGAGCGGTTCGGAGACGCCGCGAGCTTGAGCGTCTATCGCGCGGGCCCGTGCCCGCGCGTCACGGTCCACGACGCCAGCGTGCCATTCCTCGATGTCATCGACGCGCTGACGGCCGCCGTTTCAGGCGCTCTCGCGAAGGAAGGCCACGCCGACGCGCTGCACTTCGACCTCGAGCAGGCGGCCCTCGCGCTGGCCTCCGTTGACCGTTCGCCGCGCGGCACTTCGATGCAGCCGGCGTCGGTCGTGACCGTCGACATTGATCGCGACGCGCCGGTGGCCCTCGGCTGCGATTTCTCCGTTCGACCCTCCACGGTGCCGGCGGCGCCGGAAGCTGCGCGAGTCGAGCGGACGGATCTGCACGCGCTCCTGTTCCGCGGGCGCCTCCGCGCCGAGGCCCGGGGTCGCGCCGTGGAGCTCGGCGAAGGGCACCCCTTCGTGTTCGCCGAACGTTTCCTGGAGTTGGCCGTAGCGTCGCTCCACGCCTGGGAGCGGGGACGCGAACACTTCGTACGGCAGGAAGGCGGCGGCGTCCTCGTCGGCATTCGCGTCGCGGAAGGCGGCACGGCGCTCCTTACGCTCTCCGCCGTCGCAATCCGCGGCGACAGCGGCAAGAGTGCATCTTACACCTTTCCAGCCCTGACCGTCGTCGACATCGTCGAGTGCGCCATTTCTTTTGGTCGCTCGCTCGTGCGGGGCGTTCTTCGCCGCGACCGGAGCCAGTGCATGAACCTCCGTCTTGGGGCGTTCCGAAGGGCGCTTCGCGACGCGGAAGCAGCGCTCCGTGAGGTCTACCGAGACGACATGTTGCTCAACAAGGAGCCCGAGCCCTACCGCGCCTTCGCGGAGCGCTCGCGGCCCGCCGTCTCCACCGCCGACCTCGCCGGGACACGGCTTCGCTACGCGCCGCGTTGGCGAGCGCTCGTGCCCGGGATCGATCTCCGCGCGACGTTCCTGTGCGGCGATCGCATCGTCGTCGGTGCCACCCTCGAGACCTTCTGCCTCGATCGAGCCTCGGGCCGGATCTTGTGGCGCGTTCCCACGGTTCGCGGCACGGCGGTGGTCACCCCGGGCGGCATCGCGCGCGTCGTCGCCGACGGGCACATCGACGTCCACGACTTCGGCACCGGAGAGGTCACCCTGCGCGCCCGCATTAGGCCACGGCTCGGGGGCCCGCCAGCGGGGACCGTCGTCAACGCACCGGGCCTCCCCAAGCTCTTGGTCGTGACCGAGGGCGAACGCCACCTCGTCGCCATCGACCTCGCGAGCGGCGAGCCGCGGTGGCGCTACGCCTGGGGGCGCGGAGGAGCGCCTCGCCTCCGGCGCCACGGCCGTCTGCTCTACGTCGCGAGCGGCGACAGCGCGCTCACGGCCATCGACGTTCAAACGGGCGAGGTCGTGTGGCGCGTCCGGAGCCGCTTGCGCTTCCGCAGCGCGCCGGTCCTGGGCAACGAGGTGCTCTTCGCCGTCGCCGGCGGCATGAGCTCACTGGCAGAGCTCTGGGGCATTGACCCCTATTCCGGTGAGGTTCGCTTCCGCAGCGCCATCGCGGAGGGGCCCGCCAACGTGGAAGCAACTCCCCTCGCGGCGGGGCCTTTGGCCGTCTGCACCGTGCGCGATCGTTATGGCGTGCGCCTCGTCGCCTTCGATCGCGAGTCGGGCGCCACGGCTTGGCGACAGGACTCGACGCTCGCGCCCGTTGGCACCTCGTGGCTTACCGTCGACGACCTCGTCATCGGCAACTCACCGACCGGTGAGCTCATCGCGGTCCACGGCGAGACGGGAAAGATTCACTACCGACACCTCCTCGGGCGCGTCATGGAGAGCGACATTCCCCGACGCTTGGAGCCGGTCTTGCGTTCCGGCGCCCTCTTCGTGCCCCACACCGACGTGCACGTCTTCCGCCCCGCAGACGGCGCCCAGTTGGCGACCATTGGGCCCTGCGACGCGATCCCCGACTTGCTTCGCGTCGATGAACGCTGCGACGTCTACGTCGCCGAAGAGAGCGGACACGTCGCGTCGTTCGCCGTCGGACCGCGCCTCTCGCTCGTTCGCTGA
- a CDS encoding class I SAM-dependent methyltransferase: MDRARVFFDIDPTWLVHHDRSLLVVDKPEGVPTQAADPAVPDDLVTRLKRHFEATHEDDYLGTHQRLDRDTSGLLLFTRRREANASIAAQFEGRTVGKRYVAAVSRWSERRKEVTLDDHLVRGDEGLMVVVPSGRRGAQRARTVVRVLERRGERALLELTLVTGRTHQARVQLAHAGFAIAGDVLYGGAPAPRLMLHARSLTVVHPDTKRPVAFESRVPADFALWLERGDLGEGIYDDDAALRRALARALIRRYGLARSAGPRATTAFRLVNEAGDGLPRLAIDAYAEHLVVQLYRDNDDGRDDGPWADKARRERVLDRVHELGFDGIYLKVRPRQANTLVDTRRDDLAPREPVRGTPAPVELVVLEEGMPVEVRLGDGLSTGVFLDQRANRRRIREMAASKSLLNLFSYTCGFTLAAVMGGATRTVSVDASTAALERGRQGLMRLGADLKAHTFVAEDAFAYLERAARKKETFDLVVLDPPSYSKSKKHRFVADSDYAKLAALALRVVSPGGALFASTNHRGIRRAKFRRMLLDAGRLAEIDVAQAKDLPDPSDYPTPPNVEPHLKCALVTRR, translated from the coding sequence GTGGACCGCGCTCGCGTTTTCTTCGACATCGACCCCACGTGGCTGGTCCACCACGACCGCTCGCTCCTCGTGGTCGACAAGCCGGAGGGAGTTCCGACGCAGGCGGCCGACCCAGCGGTCCCCGATGATCTCGTCACCCGCCTGAAGCGTCACTTCGAGGCCACCCACGAGGACGACTACCTCGGGACGCATCAGCGCCTCGATCGGGACACCTCCGGGCTCCTCCTTTTCACCCGGCGCCGCGAGGCCAACGCGTCCATCGCGGCGCAGTTCGAGGGGCGCACCGTTGGCAAGCGCTACGTGGCTGCCGTCTCGCGCTGGTCGGAGCGCCGGAAGGAGGTCACCCTCGACGACCACCTCGTTCGCGGCGACGAAGGCCTGATGGTCGTTGTGCCCAGCGGCCGGCGCGGCGCGCAGCGTGCCCGCACTGTGGTCCGGGTCCTCGAGCGGCGCGGGGAGCGCGCGCTGCTTGAGTTGACGCTCGTCACTGGCCGGACGCACCAAGCGCGCGTGCAGCTTGCACACGCCGGCTTCGCCATCGCGGGGGACGTCCTCTACGGGGGCGCCCCAGCGCCGCGCCTCATGCTCCACGCGCGGTCCCTCACGGTCGTGCACCCGGACACGAAGCGGCCGGTGGCGTTCGAGAGCCGCGTCCCCGCGGACTTTGCGTTGTGGCTCGAACGAGGTGACCTCGGCGAAGGCATTTACGACGACGACGCGGCGCTTCGCCGTGCCCTCGCGCGCGCCCTGATTCGCCGCTACGGACTCGCGCGCTCTGCCGGGCCTCGCGCCACCACGGCGTTTCGTCTCGTCAACGAGGCCGGTGATGGCCTTCCTCGACTTGCCATCGATGCCTACGCCGAGCACCTGGTGGTTCAGCTCTACCGTGACAACGACGATGGGCGCGACGATGGACCCTGGGCCGACAAGGCGCGTCGCGAGCGAGTCCTCGACCGCGTCCACGAACTCGGCTTCGATGGCATTTACCTGAAGGTGCGGCCGCGTCAGGCGAACACGTTGGTGGATACGCGTCGCGATGACCTCGCGCCGCGTGAACCGGTTCGCGGCACACCAGCGCCAGTCGAGCTCGTGGTTCTTGAGGAGGGCATGCCCGTCGAGGTGCGCCTTGGCGACGGCCTCTCGACAGGAGTATTTCTTGATCAGCGCGCGAATCGCCGTCGCATCAGGGAAATGGCGGCGTCGAAGTCGCTGCTCAATCTCTTCTCCTACACCTGCGGGTTCACGCTCGCAGCGGTGATGGGGGGAGCGACGCGTACCGTTAGCGTCGACGCGTCGACGGCGGCGCTCGAGCGCGGCCGCCAAGGCCTGATGCGCCTCGGCGCGGACCTCAAGGCGCACACCTTTGTTGCGGAGGATGCCTTCGCCTACTTAGAGCGCGCGGCCCGCAAGAAGGAAACGTTCGACCTCGTGGTCCTCGACCCGCCGAGCTATTCGAAGTCGAAGAAGCATCGCTTCGTTGCCGACAGCGACTACGCGAAGCTCGCCGCGTTAGCTCTCCGCGTCGTGTCGCCCGGTGGAGCGCTCTTCGCGTCGACCAACCACCGCGGGATCCGTCGGGCAAAGTTCCGGCGCATGCTCCTCGACGCCGGCCGGTTGGCCGAGATCGACGTGGCCCAGGCGAAGGACCTGCCCGACCCGTCGGACTATCCGACGCCGCCCAACGTGGAGCCGCACCTCAAGTGCGCGCTGGTGACCCGACGCTGA